A window of Patescibacteria group bacterium contains these coding sequences:
- a CDS encoding ABC-F family ATP-binding cassette domain-containing protein: MDHGNVIIRFEGVTFGYDKEKPILKEVDFSVRDAAKITVMGQNGAGKSTIFKLLTGELKPDKGQIHITNGSTIAIATQVMPKECLEMTLREFFARAYAEKRYDLDGRIKEALDAVNLDAEYDRIVKSFSGGQQARLLLAYAIIQDPDILLLDEPTNNLDAAGIEHLTGFLMCYLKTVLVISHDAEFLNSFTEGVLNLDVHTGKVERYEGNYFNVVEEIAARVERDRMQNARMLKEIQDRKDKINFFSHKGGKMRALAAKLKEQVIEAEENMVDVRREDRTIRDFAIPTQDFTEPMVTITSIRVIERHEPRRAQVNVLLRKRQRLLVSGPNGIGKSTLLRSLAEGTDEGSSITAGVKVGYYRQDFSGLDFDSTVYKSLEEMMDVPDNERLREVAAQFLLTGELLLNKVGSLSEGQKGLLSFARFVLQQPGLLILDEPTNHINFRHLPVIAKALDAFDGAMIMVSHAPDFVSKISFTETLDLGAL, translated from the coding sequence ATGGACCACGGAAACGTCATCATCCGGTTCGAAGGGGTGACCTTCGGATACGACAAGGAAAAGCCCATCCTCAAGGAGGTGGATTTTTCGGTGCGCGACGCGGCCAAGATCACGGTGATGGGGCAAAACGGGGCGGGGAAGTCCACGATCTTCAAGCTGCTCACCGGCGAACTCAAGCCCGACAAGGGACAGATTCACATCACGAACGGGTCAACGATCGCCATCGCCACGCAGGTGATGCCAAAGGAATGCCTGGAGATGACCCTGCGCGAGTTCTTTGCCCGCGCCTACGCCGAAAAGAGATATGACCTCGACGGCCGCATCAAGGAGGCGCTCGACGCCGTGAACCTCGATGCCGAGTACGACCGGATCGTGAAAAGTTTCTCCGGCGGCCAGCAGGCGCGGCTTCTTCTCGCCTACGCCATCATCCAGGACCCCGACATCCTGCTGCTCGACGAACCGACGAACAATCTCGACGCGGCCGGGATCGAACACCTCACCGGATTCCTGATGTGCTACCTGAAGACGGTGCTGGTCATTTCCCACGACGCGGAGTTCCTCAATTCGTTCACGGAAGGGGTGCTCAACCTCGACGTGCACACGGGGAAGGTGGAGCGCTACGAGGGGAACTACTTCAACGTGGTGGAAGAGATCGCCGCGCGGGTGGAGCGCGACCGCATGCAGAACGCGCGCATGCTGAAGGAGATCCAGGATCGCAAGGACAAGATCAACTTTTTCAGCCACAAGGGGGGCAAGATGCGCGCCTTGGCGGCCAAGCTCAAGGAACAGGTGATCGAGGCCGAGGAGAACATGGTGGACGTGCGCCGCGAGGACCGCACGATCCGCGATTTCGCCATTCCAACGCAGGACTTCACCGAACCCATGGTGACGATCACTTCCATCCGCGTCATCGAGCGCCACGAGCCGCGCCGAGCGCAGGTGAACGTCCTGTTGCGCAAGCGCCAACGCCTGCTCGTGAGTGGCCCGAACGGCATCGGCAAGAGCACGTTGCTGCGCAGCCTGGCCGAGGGGACCGACGAAGGAAGCTCCATCACCGCCGGCGTGAAGGTGGGCTATTACCGCCAGGATTTTTCCGGACTGGACTTCGATTCGACGGTGTACAAGTCGCTTGAGGAGATGATGGACGTGCCTGACAACGAACGGTTGCGCGAAGTGGCCGCGCAATTCCTGCTCACCGGCGAGCTGCTCCTCAACAAGGTCGGGTCGCTCTCGGAAGGGCAGAAGGGGCTTTTGAGCTTCGCGCGGTTCGTGCTGCAGCAGCCGGGACTGCTCATCCTCGACGAGCCCACCAATCACATCAACTTCCGCCACCTGCCCGTGATCGCCAAGGCGCTCGACGCCTTCGACGGCGCCATGATCATGGTGAGCCACGCCCCGGATTTCGTGAGCAAGATCAGCTTCACCGAGACGCTCGACCTGGGAGCCCTCTAG
- a CDS encoding transcription elongation factor GreA — translation MPMRVPKRKSETQREALQGEPDRFLTPQAISRLKDELERLIKDERGKAAAEVRRAGEMGDFSENAGYQAAKAHLRRVNGRILSLQERLKHAIPIESGTDDGRVRIGTTVDVEMNGKASTYEILGSQESNPSRGRISYLSPLGAALMGHVAGDEVEGPSGIVRVVSVR, via the coding sequence ATGCCTATGCGCGTCCCGAAGCGAAAATCCGAAACCCAGCGCGAAGCCCTTCAGGGCGAACCCGACCGGTTCCTCACCCCGCAGGCCATATCGCGTCTCAAGGACGAGCTGGAACGCCTCATCAAGGACGAGCGCGGGAAGGCCGCCGCGGAAGTGCGCCGCGCCGGCGAGATGGGCGACTTCTCGGAGAACGCCGGATACCAGGCGGCCAAGGCGCACCTGCGGCGAGTGAACGGGCGCATCCTCTCGCTGCAAGAACGCCTGAAGCACGCTATCCCCATCGAAAGCGGCACGGACGACGGCCGCGTGCGCATCGGGACGACGGTGGACGTCGAGATGAACGGCAAGGCTTCCACGTACGAGATCCTCGGCTCACAAGAAAGCAACCCCTCTCGGGGTCGCATTTCCTACCTCTCGCCGCTAGGGGCCGCGCTCATGGGACACGTCGCGGGCGACGAGGTCGAAGGGCCGTCGGGAATCGTCCGGGTCGTCAGCGTCCGCTAG
- a CDS encoding cold shock domain-containing protein, whose product MLGTIKRVTDKGFGFITPDGEEKDVFFHMSSLVDVQFDELRVGDKVSFETEDSDKGPRAVNVTRA is encoded by the coding sequence ATGTTGGGTACCATCAAGCGCGTGACGGACAAGGGATTCGGGTTCATCACCCCGGACGGCGAGGAGAAGGACGTCTTCTTCCACATGTCTTCCCTGGTCGACGTGCAATTCGATGAGCTGCGCGTCGGCGACAAGGTCTCCTTCGAGACCGAGGACTCCGACAAGGGTCCTCGCGCCGTCAACGTGACTCGCGCCTAA
- a CDS encoding M48 family peptidase produces the protein MKVSALVLLSVPFTLPLMSVSPYAPQGLERFKHRARHLVTSRLSHFNRFYGFAWKRVSIRDQKSRWGSCSSSGTLSFNWRLAVLPEPLADYVIVHELCHLKHLDHSCAFWDLVARAIPDHHHHRRALRLIERQFQYEQAP, from the coding sequence ATGAAGGTTTCAGCCTTGGTTCTTTTGAGCGTTCCGTTTACACTTCCCCTCATGTCCGTCTCCCCATACGCCCCCCAGGGTCTCGAGCGGTTCAAGCACCGCGCCAGGCACCTCGTCACGTCGCGGCTTTCGCATTTCAACCGGTTCTACGGGTTTGCCTGGAAGCGCGTGTCCATCCGCGACCAGAAGAGCCGCTGGGGGAGTTGCTCCAGCAGCGGGACGCTTTCGTTCAATTGGCGGCTCGCCGTGCTGCCCGAGCCGCTCGCCGATTACGTGATCGTGCACGAGCTGTGCCACCTCAAGCACCTCGACCACTCCTGCGCCTTCTGGGACCTCGTCGCCCGCGCCATTCCGGACCATCATCATCACCGCCGTGCCCTCCGGCTCATCGAACGGCAATTCCAGTATGAGCAGGCTCCCTAA
- a CDS encoding RsmB/NOP family class I SAM-dependent RNA methyltransferase, with protein sequence MSRLPKPFIDRLEAQFGKPATDGILAAFKDPRRPTFRANALKIADDELMRLLREDGIQFERVKDVPHAFAAKNRTSPELLESYLAEQGKIYLQGIASMMPALVLDPKPGETVLDLCAAPGSKATQMAAMMEGRGRLVAVEEDPVRFQKLQNTVWIQGAKSVEARHADSTLLYHEEPQTYDKALADVPCSAEGRITLRDARSYSFWSQKNITIHAKLQRRLLRSAARCLKPGGTLVYSTCTLAPEENEEQVAWFRTEFPEFAPVDFDLPLSAVRRPGKGMAVVLPTKEHEGFFVAKLRKAA encoded by the coding sequence ATGAGCAGGCTCCCTAAGCCGTTCATCGACCGTCTCGAAGCGCAGTTCGGCAAGCCTGCCACCGACGGGATCCTCGCCGCGTTCAAGGACCCGCGTCGCCCCACCTTCCGCGCGAACGCGCTGAAGATCGCCGACGACGAGCTGATGCGCCTCCTGCGCGAGGACGGCATCCAGTTCGAGCGCGTCAAGGACGTGCCGCACGCGTTCGCCGCCAAGAACCGGACCAGCCCCGAGCTGCTCGAGAGCTACCTGGCCGAGCAGGGGAAGATCTACCTCCAGGGCATTGCCTCGATGATGCCGGCGCTCGTGCTCGATCCCAAGCCGGGGGAAACGGTGCTCGACCTGTGCGCCGCGCCCGGGAGCAAGGCCACGCAGATGGCCGCGATGATGGAGGGAAGGGGACGGCTGGTGGCCGTCGAAGAGGATCCAGTGCGGTTCCAAAAGCTGCAGAACACCGTCTGGATACAGGGCGCGAAGTCCGTGGAAGCGCGCCATGCGGATTCCACCCTGCTCTATCACGAGGAGCCACAGACGTACGACAAGGCGCTCGCCGACGTCCCGTGCTCGGCCGAGGGGCGCATCACCCTGCGCGACGCGCGAAGCTACTCATTCTGGTCGCAGAAGAACATCACGATCCATGCCAAGCTCCAGCGCCGCCTGCTGCGCTCCGCCGCGCGTTGCCTTAAACCGGGCGGCACCCTCGTCTATTCCACCTGTACGCTCGCGCCGGAGGAGAACGAGGAACAGGTCGCGTGGTTCCGAACGGAGTTCCCCGAGTTCGCGCCCGTGGATTTCGACCTTCCCTTGTCTGCGGTGCGCCGCCCCGGCAAGGGGATGGCCGTCGTGTTGCCCACGAAGGAGCACGAGGGATTTTTCGTCGCCAAGCTCCGCAAGGCCGCGTAG
- a CDS encoding 23S rRNA (adenine(2503)-C(2))-methyltransferase RlmN: MLGVRFEHARERVDDLEVLEFEDRLGQGARLGAEALGEHRDELLGIGGDPGGHALGEVPAQFVMFVRRERRFLLLRQGSLPFRPRRSTAGHHTRKQASCQWASGRERALTAAGFAPILRQEQEAMPIASRTERLKAVLVGVPAFRATQVEEALFRPDISGWADVKNLPKALRERLVAEVPWMTLGEGPMLTSKKGDTFKAALEVEGGPSTGSGQGKRIETVLMANARGQWTVCVSAQVGCAMRCAFCATGKMGLTRSLTGDEIVDQYRFWRRFLHERPELQPRISNIVFMGMGEPLANYEEVKRAIRMILRHTDIGETHIVVSTVGVLPRLKQILTDKDFPPVRIALSLHSAIAATRKSIVPTSYDNFLQTVTEWTRQYFEAFPARRRHLTFEYVMLKGVNDDDAHVEALTRYANEAGKVRINLIPYNFTGGEFSRSDDDRVGAFVKSLERAGVLVTVRRTMGDDIAAACGQLITDPKPAPTGGKPEYADAE; encoded by the coding sequence ATGCTTGGTGTGCGATTCGAGCACGCCCGTGAGCGCGTGGACGACCTCGAGGTCCTTGAGTTCGAGGATCGCCTCGGCCAAGGGGCGCGCCTCGGCGCGGAAGCACTCGGTGAGCACCGCGACGAGCTTCTCGGGATCGGTGGGGATCCCGGAGGCCACGCCCTTGGCGAAGTGCCGGCACAGTTCGTGATGTTCGTCCGGCGTGAGCGCCGTTTTCTTCTTCTCCGTCAAGGTTCGCTGCCTTTCCGGCCGAGACGTTCGACCGCCGGGCACCATACGCGAAAACAGGCCTCCTGTCAATGGGCGTCGGGAAGGGAACGGGCGTTGACCGCGGCCGGATTCGCGCCTATCCTGCGCCAAGAACAAGAAGCTATGCCCATCGCTTCACGAACCGAACGCCTGAAGGCCGTCCTCGTGGGCGTGCCGGCGTTTCGTGCGACCCAGGTCGAGGAGGCGCTGTTCCGTCCGGACATTTCCGGATGGGCGGACGTGAAGAATCTCCCGAAGGCGCTGCGCGAGCGGCTCGTGGCGGAGGTGCCGTGGATGACGCTCGGGGAAGGGCCGATGCTTACGAGCAAGAAGGGGGACACGTTCAAGGCGGCGCTCGAGGTGGAGGGCGGCCCTTCGACAGGCTCAGGACAGGGCAAGCGCATCGAGACGGTGTTGATGGCGAACGCGCGCGGGCAGTGGACCGTGTGCGTTTCCGCGCAGGTGGGATGCGCCATGCGCTGCGCCTTCTGCGCCACGGGCAAGATGGGGCTCACGCGCAGCCTCACGGGCGACGAGATCGTTGACCAGTACCGTTTCTGGCGGCGGTTCCTGCACGAGCGCCCCGAGCTCCAGCCGCGCATCAGCAACATCGTGTTCATGGGGATGGGCGAGCCGCTCGCCAACTACGAGGAGGTGAAGCGCGCGATCCGCATGATCCTGCGGCACACGGACATCGGCGAGACGCACATCGTGGTGTCCACCGTGGGCGTGCTCCCGCGATTGAAGCAGATCCTCACCGACAAGGATTTCCCGCCGGTGCGCATCGCGCTGTCGCTGCACAGCGCCATCGCTGCGACGCGCAAATCCATCGTCCCCACGTCGTACGATAACTTCCTCCAGACGGTCACGGAGTGGACGCGCCAGTACTTCGAGGCGTTCCCGGCGCGCCGCCGCCACCTCACCTTCGAGTATGTGATGCTCAAGGGCGTGAACGATGACGACGCGCACGTGGAGGCGCTCACGCGTTACGCCAATGAGGCGGGCAAGGTGCGCATCAATCTCATCCCGTACAACTTCACGGGCGGCGAGTTTTCCCGCAGCGATGACGACCGCGTGGGCGCGTTCGTGAAAAGCCTTGAGCGCGCCGGCGTGCTCGTCACCGTGCGCCGCACCATGGGCGACGACATCGCCGCCGCCTGCGGCCAGCTCATCACCGATCCCAAGCCCGCGCCCACGGGAGGCAAGCCGGAGTACGCGGATGCGGAATAG
- the gnd gene encoding decarboxylating 6-phosphogluconate dehydrogenase, with translation MRLGFVGLGKMGGNMVERMLERGHRPVIFARTKATVRRYVEKGAKGAGSLAEMMRSLGTGKRLVWIMVPHAAVDGVLDELIPLLKRGDTVVDGGNSPWTKSVERSARLKKRGIAFLDIGVSGGPAGARDGACLMIGGPAPTYRKLHRLFVDLSVKDGEAHLGPSGAGHFAKMVHNGIEYGMMQAFAEGFDVLRKKKAFRFDLRQVAGLYGHGSVVTSRLNGWLEDGFKTFGTTLKGVSGSAVGTGEGKWTVQTAKTLGVRTPVISASVAARVASMKKPSFQGQVVMVMRNRFGGHDPNPNPSTSLRIKKR, from the coding sequence ATGCGCCTCGGATTCGTCGGGCTCGGGAAAATGGGCGGGAACATGGTGGAGCGGATGCTCGAGCGCGGGCATCGGCCGGTGATCTTCGCCCGCACCAAGGCGACCGTGCGCCGCTATGTGGAGAAGGGGGCGAAAGGCGCCGGGTCGCTCGCGGAGATGATGCGATCGCTCGGGACCGGGAAGCGCCTGGTGTGGATCATGGTCCCGCACGCCGCCGTTGACGGGGTGCTCGACGAGCTCATCCCGCTGCTCAAGCGCGGGGACACCGTGGTGGACGGCGGCAATTCGCCCTGGACGAAATCTGTGGAGCGTTCGGCACGCCTCAAGAAGCGCGGCATCGCCTTTCTCGACATCGGGGTCTCCGGCGGGCCTGCTGGGGCGCGTGACGGCGCCTGCCTCATGATCGGCGGCCCGGCTCCGACGTATCGCAAGCTGCACAGGCTGTTCGTGGACCTGTCCGTGAAGGACGGCGAGGCGCATCTGGGCCCCTCGGGCGCCGGACATTTCGCGAAGATGGTGCACAACGGGATCGAGTACGGGATGATGCAGGCGTTCGCCGAGGGGTTCGACGTGCTGCGCAAGAAAAAAGCGTTCCGCTTCGACCTCCGTCAAGTCGCGGGGCTGTACGGACATGGCAGCGTCGTGACCTCGCGCCTGAACGGCTGGCTGGAGGACGGGTTCAAGACGTTCGGGACCACTCTCAAGGGCGTGTCCGGCTCCGCCGTGGGAACTGGCGAAGGGAAGTGGACCGTACAGACCGCGAAAACGCTCGGGGTCAGGACCCCGGTGATCTCCGCGTCCGTCGCGGCGCGCGTGGCAAGCATGAAGAAACCGAGCTTCCAGGGGCAGGTGGTGATGGTGATGCGCAACCGGTTCGGCGGTCATGACCCGAACCCGAACCCTTCGACTTCGCTCAGGATCAAGAAGCGCTGA
- a CDS encoding glucose-6-phosphate dehydrogenase (NADP(+)), giving the protein MTRTRTLRLRSGSRSADMAGIALIVFGGTGDLTQRKLYPSLYHLAQRGRLPKGFSLYGVSRKTLTDKEFRRNIERDIRAFAHGKIDEKAVARVTGAAHYLSADLNHREGYERLEARLKPGTLRLFYLALPPRLFTPIVEHLDRCGMARALGAARSRVIVEKPFGYDYASGKKLERVLSAAFDEPQIFRIDHYLGKQAVQDLLAYRRGHPAFERSLDAGHVAAIRIDALEPGGLEMRGPYYDGAGSIRDMTQNHLLQLLAFMTMKLPRTSSAATIQSARAKVLKAVRPFRNRVDLLIGQYRGYHSEPGVDKDSRTDTYSSLVFEVNDARWKGVPILVRTGKRLTRKLTAVTIEYKPKQGKRHVFQLDPHPHVANEMGDYERLLLAAFDGERELFVSAAEVLNSWKAVDPFLKAAKRTKPILYRKGSLGPKGKTA; this is encoded by the coding sequence ATGACCCGAACCCGAACCCTTCGACTTCGCTCAGGATCAAGAAGCGCTGATATGGCCGGCATCGCCCTCATCGTGTTCGGAGGCACCGGCGACCTGACCCAGCGCAAGCTCTACCCCTCGCTGTACCATCTCGCGCAGCGCGGCCGGTTGCCCAAGGGATTCTCGTTGTACGGCGTCTCGCGCAAGACGCTGACGGACAAGGAGTTCCGGCGAAACATCGAGCGGGACATCCGCGCGTTCGCGCATGGGAAGATCGACGAGAAGGCCGTGGCACGGGTCACGGGCGCCGCGCATTACCTTTCCGCGGACCTGAACCATCGCGAAGGGTACGAGCGTCTCGAGGCGCGCCTGAAGCCGGGCACGCTCCGGCTGTTCTATCTCGCCCTTCCGCCCCGGCTGTTCACGCCGATCGTGGAACATCTCGACCGGTGCGGCATGGCGCGCGCCCTGGGAGCGGCGCGCTCGCGGGTGATCGTGGAGAAGCCGTTCGGCTACGATTACGCCTCCGGCAAGAAGCTGGAACGCGTCTTGAGCGCCGCGTTCGACGAACCGCAGATCTTCCGCATCGACCATTATCTCGGCAAGCAGGCGGTGCAGGACCTGCTTGCGTACCGCCGCGGGCATCCGGCGTTCGAACGCTCGCTCGACGCAGGGCACGTCGCGGCCATCCGCATCGATGCGCTCGAGCCGGGCGGGCTTGAGATGCGCGGACCCTATTACGACGGCGCCGGATCCATCCGCGACATGACGCAGAACCACCTGCTCCAGCTTCTGGCGTTCATGACCATGAAGCTGCCGAGGACTTCGTCCGCCGCGACCATCCAGTCCGCGCGCGCGAAGGTGCTGAAGGCGGTCCGGCCGTTCCGTAATCGCGTAGACCTGTTGATCGGACAATACCGCGGCTATCACTCGGAGCCAGGCGTCGACAAGGACTCGAGGACGGACACGTACTCGTCGCTCGTCTTCGAGGTGAACGACGCGCGGTGGAAAGGGGTCCCGATCCTCGTCCGCACGGGAAAACGGCTGACGCGCAAGCTCACGGCGGTCACGATCGAGTACAAGCCGAAACAGGGGAAGCGTCACGTTTTCCAGCTCGATCCCCATCCACACGTGGCGAACGAGATGGGAGATTACGAACGGCTTCTCCTCGCCGCTTTCGATGGGGAGCGCGAACTGTTCGTGAGCGCGGCGGAGGTGCTCAATTCCTGGAAAGCCGTGGACCCGTTCCTGAAGGCGGCCAAGCGGACGAAGCCCATCCTGTACCGCAAGGGTTCGCTCGGCCCCAAAGGAAAAACCGCCTGA
- a CDS encoding leucyl aminopeptidase produces the protein MNITVRKGALPEEKVDVLVVGAFMHKDGFTGEAAKLDEALDGLLAAEAKDHAFKGKAGETLSVRIGDSMKAKRLVIVGLGEPEACSEESVREAAAAGFNRARNSAARRVAFVLLGEGKVSARAVGKAMAEGIRLGSYAFEHYKSEKSKLKVDEVVILTGNARDAKSAEDGVMLGEIYAAATSRARDLVNSPSAHMSPRDLLLAAQEAVKGQKGVRIRSYDKAALAKMGAGGILGVGQGSDHDPVLAHMSYKPAGAKKRVALVGKAITFDSGGLSLKSAGNMETMKLDMAGAAAVIGAFSVIAKLGVKAEVHGIFGACENMPSGKAIRPGDVVKTLNGKTIEIRNTDAEGRVTLADALAYAARLKPDLIVDIATLTGAAVVALGDDITALMTNDERAGAKVKVAAAGAGESVWELPLEKRYRDDVISDIADYKNDGPRSGGAITAGLLLKEFVNDIPWVHLDIAGPAFAEKPRNAYTRKGGTGHGVRTLLELLRNA, from the coding sequence ATGAACATCACCGTGCGAAAAGGGGCCCTGCCCGAGGAAAAGGTGGACGTGCTCGTGGTAGGCGCCTTCATGCATAAGGACGGTTTCACCGGGGAAGCGGCCAAGCTCGATGAGGCTTTGGACGGCCTTCTTGCGGCCGAGGCGAAGGACCATGCCTTCAAGGGGAAGGCGGGCGAGACCCTGTCCGTGCGCATCGGGGACTCCATGAAGGCGAAGCGGCTCGTCATCGTCGGCCTTGGCGAACCAGAAGCCTGCTCAGAAGAGTCCGTCCGTGAGGCGGCTGCCGCCGGGTTCAATCGTGCCAGGAACAGCGCGGCCAGGCGCGTCGCCTTCGTGTTGTTGGGAGAGGGGAAGGTGTCGGCGCGAGCTGTCGGAAAAGCAATGGCGGAAGGGATCCGACTGGGCTCGTACGCGTTCGAACATTACAAGAGCGAGAAGTCCAAGCTGAAGGTGGACGAGGTGGTCATCCTCACCGGGAATGCTCGCGATGCGAAATCGGCGGAAGACGGGGTGATGCTTGGCGAAATCTACGCCGCGGCCACTTCCCGCGCGCGCGACCTCGTGAACTCCCCGAGCGCGCACATGTCGCCGAGGGACCTGCTGCTTGCCGCGCAGGAGGCGGTGAAGGGCCAGAAGGGCGTGCGCATCAGGTCCTACGACAAGGCCGCGCTCGCGAAGATGGGCGCGGGCGGCATCCTGGGCGTCGGGCAGGGATCCGACCATGATCCGGTTCTCGCGCACATGAGCTACAAGCCCGCCGGGGCGAAGAAGCGCGTCGCGCTCGTGGGCAAGGCGATCACCTTCGATTCCGGCGGCCTCTCCCTCAAGTCGGCCGGAAACATGGAGACGATGAAACTTGACATGGCGGGAGCCGCCGCCGTGATCGGGGCGTTCTCCGTGATCGCGAAGCTCGGCGTCAAGGCCGAGGTGCACGGGATCTTCGGCGCGTGCGAGAACATGCCAAGCGGCAAGGCGATCCGCCCGGGGGACGTGGTGAAGACATTGAACGGCAAGACGATCGAGATCCGCAACACCGACGCCGAAGGGCGCGTGACCCTCGCCGACGCGCTCGCCTACGCCGCAAGGCTCAAGCCCGACCTCATCGTGGACATCGCCACGCTCACGGGCGCGGCCGTCGTCGCGCTGGGCGATGACATCACGGCGCTCATGACCAACGACGAAAGGGCCGGGGCGAAGGTGAAGGTCGCCGCCGCGGGCGCCGGCGAATCGGTGTGGGAACTCCCGCTCGAGAAGCGCTACCGCGATGACGTCATCTCCGACATCGCCGACTACAAGAACGACGGCCCGCGCTCCGGCGGCGCCATCACCGCCGGGTTGCTGCTCAAGGAATTCGTGAACGACATCCCGTGGGTGCACCTCGACATCGCGGGCCCGGCCTTCGCCGAAAAGCCGCGCAACGCCTACACGCGCAAAGGCGGCACGGGCCACGGCGTTCGGACGCTGCTGGAATTGCTCCGAAACGCCTGA
- a CDS encoding peroxiredoxin: MAQVGSRAPHFKVEAVEKGGKFVTIDLDQYEGKWVVLFFYPLDFTFVCPTEITAFSHAHDAFQKLDAVVLGGSTDSVHSHRAWLKELGDLNYPLFSDITRSVSRDYGVLLQDKGIALRGTFIIDPEGILRYALYHDLGVGRSVDETLRVLEALQTGELCPMDWKKGGKTLGKA; the protein is encoded by the coding sequence ATGGCCCAGGTGGGAAGCCGTGCTCCGCACTTCAAGGTGGAGGCTGTCGAGAAGGGTGGGAAGTTCGTCACGATCGACCTCGACCAATACGAAGGCAAGTGGGTCGTGCTCTTCTTCTACCCGCTCGATTTCACTTTCGTGTGCCCCACCGAAATCACCGCGTTCTCGCATGCGCATGACGCATTTCAAAAACTGGATGCCGTCGTGCTCGGCGGGTCGACCGACTCGGTACACTCGCACCGGGCTTGGCTCAAGGAGCTCGGTGACCTCAACTATCCCCTCTTTTCCGACATCACCCGCAGCGTGAGCCGCGACTACGGCGTACTGCTCCAGGACAAGGGCATCGCCCTGCGCGGGACGTTCATCATCGACCCCGAAGGGATCCTCCGCTACGCGCTCTATCACGACCTCGGCGTGGGCCGCTCCGTCGACGAAACTCTCCGTGTCCTCGAGGCGCTTCAGACGGGCGAACTTTGCCCCATGGATTGGAAGAAGGGCGGCAAGACGCTCGGGAAGGCTTGA
- a CDS encoding superoxide dismutase, with amino-acid sequence MPSARTYEAKPLPFATKLTGITEKTMQIHHDKLYAGYVNKMKEVGEKLKAASTAAATLEAANQSYSDLRALRDGETFATNGVYLHEHYFNVLGGDGKPSGALADAIVAKWGSMETFVAFFTATGMAMRGWVVLAWDTHLARLKIYGADAHNQGGVWGAIPLIVLDVYEHAYFIDYGADRKAYIADFWKNLNWDAANKVYEKASKISFS; translated from the coding sequence ATGCCTTCCGCGCGAACCTACGAAGCGAAACCTCTCCCGTTCGCTACGAAACTGACGGGCATTACCGAGAAGACGATGCAGATCCACCACGACAAGCTGTACGCGGGGTACGTGAACAAGATGAAAGAGGTAGGCGAGAAGCTGAAAGCCGCTTCGACCGCCGCCGCGACGCTTGAAGCCGCAAACCAGAGTTACTCCGACCTGCGGGCCCTGCGCGACGGCGAGACGTTTGCCACCAACGGCGTCTATTTGCACGAGCATTATTTCAACGTGCTCGGTGGGGACGGGAAACCGTCCGGCGCGTTGGCGGACGCCATCGTCGCCAAGTGGGGGTCGATGGAGACGTTCGTCGCCTTCTTTACCGCCACGGGCATGGCGATGCGCGGCTGGGTGGTGCTCGCCTGGGACACGCACCTTGCCCGCCTCAAGATCTACGGAGCGGACGCCCACAACCAGGGCGGCGTATGGGGCGCGATCCCGCTCATCGTGCTCGACGTGTACGAGCACGCCTATTTCATCGACTACGGCGCCGACCGCAAGGCCTACATCGCCGACTTTTGGAAGAACTTGAACTGGGACGCCGCGAATAAGGTGTACGAGAAGGCGTCTAAGATTTCCTTTTCCTGA